Genomic segment of Streptomyces zhihengii:
CCACGGCGCCGATCGCGCCGCCGGCCACGGACCGGATCACCGTGATCCGGTAGTCGCGGGAGCTGTGCCGGGGGCGGCGGGCCGGGTGCCCGCCGCCCCTCGCGCGTCCCCCGGTGCGGGGGCCGGTGCCGTGCAGCGTCCGAAGCCCGGTGCGGGGTCCTGAGCCGTGCAGCGTCCGAAGCCGGTGTCCCGTCCGGTGCCGTGCCCGGTGCCGTGTCTGGTGTGGTTGACGCGGACGCGTCATACTCCGCGCCATGGACCGACGGAGATTCCTCGCGGGCTTGGCCGCCGTCCCGGCCGCCGCCCTCATCGGCACCCCCCACGCCGCCGCCGCACCCCGCCGCACCCTGTCGACCAGGGACTGGATGGCCGGTGCCGCCGACTCGACGCCCCTGCAACGACTGACCATTCCCGGCACCCACGACTCCGGCGCCCGCTTCGGCGGGCCGTGGTCGGAGTGCCAGAACACCACCATCGCCCAGCAGTTGGAGAGCGGGATCCGCTTCCTCGACGTCCGCTGCCGGGTCACCGGCGGCTCGTTCGCGATCCACCACGGGCCGTCCTACCAGAACATGATGTTCGGCGACGTGCTCGTCGCCTGCCGGGACTTCCTCGCCGCACAGCCCTCCGAGACGGTGCTGATGCGGGTCAAGCAGGAGTACTCCGGCGAGAGCGACGCCACCTTCCGGGCCGTCTTCGACGACTACCTGGACAACCGCGGCTGGCGCCCGCTGTTCCGCATCGGCGACGGCATCCCGGCCCTGGGCGGGGCCCGCGGCCGGGTGGTGCTGCTCGGGGACAACGGCGGTCTGCCCGGCGTCCGTTACGCCGACGGCGCCCACTTCGACATCCAGGACGACTGGAACGCGCTGCCCGACCCCAAGTTCTCCAAGATCCAGGCGCACTTCCGCAAGGCCGCGCAGCAGCCCGGCAAGCTCTACGTCAACTACGTGTCCACCTCCGCCTATCTGCCGCCGCGCTGGAACTCGGACAACCTCAACCCGCGCGTCCACGCCTTCCTCGACGGCGCGGAGGCGGGCGGCTGGCGGGGTCTGGGGATCGTCCCCATGGACTATCCCAACACCCGCGCCGGGCTCGTCGAGTCCCTCATCCGCCACAACGGCTGACGCCGGCGGCCGGGCCCGGGGCGCCGCGCCCCGGGCCCTGCCGGTCACCCGGACACGGGGCCCGGCAGGGCGAGCCGCGGTCCGCCGAAGCGGGACCGCAGCAGACGGTCGTGGGTGACGACGACCAGGGTGCCCGCGTAACCGGCCAGTGCCGCCTCCAGCTCCTCGACCAGCCCGGGGGAGAGGTGGTTGGTGGGCTCGTCGAGCAGCAGCAGGTCCAGGGGGCGGTCCAGCAGCAGGGCGAGCTCCAGCCTGCGCCGCTGACCGGCGGAGAGCGCCCGCACCGGCCGCACCAGATCCGCCTCCGCCAGCAGGCCGGTGGCCGCGATCCGGGCCGCCGCCTCCTCGCCGTGCAGCTCCGCCGCCGAGCGGCCGTGCGCCACCGGGTCGGCGCCCTGGCGCAGCAGGCCCACCCGGTGGGGGCGGGTGACGGCGCCCGACGCGGGGGCGAGTTCACCCGCCAGCACCGCCAGCAGGGTCGTCTTCCCGGCGCCGTTGGGCCCGGTGACCAGCAGCCGGCCGCCGGCCGGGATCTCCAGCGCGTCCAGGCTCAGCCGGCCGGGCACCCGCACGCCGGAGAGCAGCACCGGACCGTCCGCCGCCCCCTCGACGGAGGCGGTGAAGCGCAGCGGCTCCGCCGGCGGGCGCACCGGCCGGACGGTGAGGCGCTCCAGCCGTTCGCGGGCGCTGCGGACCCGGCCCATCGCGCCGTGCGCCCGTGACCGGGCGCGGAAGGCGCCGGCCCCGCTGAAGCCGCGCGGTCCCTTGCGCGGGACCGCCGCCAGGCGTCCGATGCCGGTCTCGGCGAGCCGGGACTGCCGTTCGACCTCCGCGCGCCACTCCTCGTACTCCCGCTGCCGGCGCGCCCGGTCCGCGGCCCTGGCGGTGAGGAACCCCTGGTAGCCGTTGCCGTGGCGGCGGACGGTGCGCGCTTCGGGGTCGACCTCCAGCACGGTGGTGGTCACCCGGTCGAGGAAGGCGCGGTCGTGGGTGACGGCGACGACGGTGCCCGGGTGGGCCCGCAGGTGCTCCTCCAGCCAGGCGACCGCCTCGTCGTCGAGGTCGTTGGTCGGCTCGTCGAGCAGCAGCAGCTCGGGCGCGGCCGCGAGGGTCGCGGCGAGCGCCAGCCGGGCCCGGCGGCCCCCGGAGAGGGTGCCGAGCGCGCGGTCGCGGTCGAGCGGGGCGCGGTCGCCGAGCCGGTGCAGGGTGCGGGCGACCCGGCGGTCGGCGCCGGGCCCGCCGCGCACCTCGTACGCAGCCAGCAGCCGCGCGTACGCGTCGGCCCCGGCCTCGCCGGTCCGGTGCAGCGCCGCCTCGGCGGCGCGGATACGGCCCTCCAGCCGGCGCAGCTGCGCCAGCGCGAGGTCGATCGCGTCGCCGACGCGGGCCGATGCCGGCAGTTCGAGGGTCTGGGGGAGGTGTCCCGTGCCGCCGGGGGCGACGACGGTGACGGTGCCGGAGTCCGGCTGCTCGACTCCGGCGAGCAGGCGCAGCAGCGTGGACTTGCCGGAGCCGTTGTCGCCGATCACACCGGCCTTCTCGCCGGGACGCAGGGCGAAGGTGACCTGGTCGAGCACGATCCGGTCGTCGTAGCGCTTGCCGACGCCGGTGAGGCTGAGCTGGGAGCGGGCGGTGGTGGCGGTGGCGGCTGGGAACAAGGGGCGGCTTCTTCCGTCGGGGACAGATGGAGAGACGAGACGTTCCGTCTTGTTGAAATATAGCGCAAGCCTTCTGCCCCCGCAAGACGTTTCGTCTCGCGGGGGCAGAAGTGCCGCTGTCGGGGGTGCCGCGCGGGCCGGGGCGCCGGTGTCAGGGCGCCGGGGGACGGTGGCGGCGGCGGTGTCAGGGCGTCGCGGGGGGCGGGGTGGGCGCGCCCGGGAGGCGGATCACCGCCCGGGTGCCGCCGCCCTCCGCACGGGCGAGCGAGACCTCGCCGCCCGCCTGCTGGACGGTCCGGGCCACGATCGACAGCCCGAGCCCTGAGCCGGGCAGCGAACGCGCCGACGGCGACCGCCAGAACCGCTCGAAGACATGGGGCAGTTCCTCGGTCCCGATCCCCGGCCCGTGGTCGCGCACCGACAGGGTGCCGTCGCGCAGCTCCACCTCGACGTGCCCGCCGGGCGGCGAGAACTTCACCGCGTTGTCCAGCACGTTGACCAGGGCCCGCTCCAGCGCCGCCTGCTCGCCCCGGACGTACCAGGGGCCGATGTCGGCGGTGAACGTCAGCTCGGGGCCGCGCAGCCTGGCCCGCTCCAGCGCGCCCTGGAGGATCTCGTGCAGCCCCACCACCTGCACCGTACGGCCGTGCGCCGATCCGTCGGGCCGGGAGAGCTCCTGGAGATCGCCGATGAGCGCGGCCAGTTCGGTCATCTGCGCCTTGACCGACGCCAGCAGGGCCCTGCGGTCGTCCGGCGGGATCGCCCGGCCGGTCTCCTCGCTCCTCGCGAGCAGTTCGATGTTGGTGCGCAGGGAGGTGAGCGGGGTGCGCAGCTCGTGCCCGGCGTCCGCGATGAGCTGCTGCTGGAGATCGCGCGAGGAGGCCAGCGCGGCGGTCATCGCGTTGAACGAGCGCGACAGCCGGGCGATCTCGTCGTCGCCCTCGGCCGGGATGCGCACGCTCAGGTCCTCGGTGCGCGCCACGTGCTCCACCGCGCCCGTCAGCCGGTCGACCGGCGCCAGCCCGGTGCGCGCCACCCACAGACCGGTGGCGCCCGCCCCGAGCACGCCGATGCCGGAGACCAGGAGCAGCAGCAGGGCCAGGTCGTTCAGGGTGCGTTCGGTCTCCCGCAGGGGCACGCCGATCATCAGCGCGGTGTCCCGGAAGACCGCCCCGTCCGCGGCGGCCGCGACGGTCAGCACCCGCACGGAGCGGCCGTCGGTGTCCGTGCCGTCGCGGAAGGTCTCCAGCCTCGGGTCCGCCCGGCCGGCCACCTCGCGGTCGCCGTCCGTCACCCGCACGGTCCCGGCGGAGACGGCGGCGAACACACAGGGCTCGTCGCCGGAGGCGCGCACGAGCTGGAAGTAGTAGTCCTTGGGGCGCCCGAACTCGTCCTGGGAGGTGGCGGACGGCGGGCAGGCCCGCAGGGTCGCCGCCACGTCCACGGCGCGCAGGTCGATGCTCTGCCGGGTGCTGCGCAGCTTGGCGTCCACCTCGTCGTACAGCTTGCCGCGCACCACCACCCAGCAGACCGTCGAGACCACGGCCACGGCCACCGCCACCGCCGTGGCCACCAGCAGGGCGAGGCGGGAGCGCAGCGGCAGCGCGCGCAGCCGTCCGATCACTCGGTGCCGCCCGGCCGCAGGGCGTAGCCGACGCCGCGCACGGTCTGCACGAGGCGCGGCTCGCCGCCGGCCTCCGTCTTGCGCCGCAGGTACATCACGTACACGTCCAGGGAGTTGGAGCTGGGCTCGAAGTCGAAGCCCCAGACGGACTTGAGGATCTGCTCGCGGGTGAGCACCTGGCGCGGGTGCGCCAGGAACAGCTCCAGCAGCGTGAACTCGGTGCGGGTCAGCTCCACCCGGCGGCTGCCGCGGGTGACTTCGCGGGTGGACAGGTTCATCCGCAGATCGGCGAAGGCCAGCACGTCCTCGTCGTCGGCCGCCGCCACCGCGGCGGTGTAGGAGCTGCGCCGCAGCAGGGCCCGGATGCGGGCGAAGAGCTCGTCCAGCTCGAAGGGCTTGACCAGGTAGTCGTCGGCGCCCGCGTCCAGTCCGGTGACCCGGTCGCCGACCGTGTCGCGCGCCGTGAGCATCAGGATCGGCACCCGCGAGCCC
This window contains:
- a CDS encoding ATP-binding cassette domain-containing protein; this translates as MFPAATATTARSQLSLTGVGKRYDDRIVLDQVTFALRPGEKAGVIGDNGSGKSTLLRLLAGVEQPDSGTVTVVAPGGTGHLPQTLELPASARVGDAIDLALAQLRRLEGRIRAAEAALHRTGEAGADAYARLLAAYEVRGGPGADRRVARTLHRLGDRAPLDRDRALGTLSGGRRARLALAATLAAAPELLLLDEPTNDLDDEAVAWLEEHLRAHPGTVVAVTHDRAFLDRVTTTVLEVDPEARTVRRHGNGYQGFLTARAADRARRQREYEEWRAEVERQSRLAETGIGRLAAVPRKGPRGFSGAGAFRARSRAHGAMGRVRSARERLERLTVRPVRPPAEPLRFTASVEGAADGPVLLSGVRVPGRLSLDALEIPAGGRLLVTGPNGAGKTTLLAVLAGELAPASGAVTRPHRVGLLRQGADPVAHGRSAAELHGEEAAARIAATGLLAEADLVRPVRALSAGQRRRLELALLLDRPLDLLLLDEPTNHLSPGLVEELEAALAGYAGTLVVVTHDRLLRSRFGGPRLALPGPVSG
- a CDS encoding phosphatidylinositol-specific phospholipase C yields the protein MDRRRFLAGLAAVPAAALIGTPHAAAAPRRTLSTRDWMAGAADSTPLQRLTIPGTHDSGARFGGPWSECQNTTIAQQLESGIRFLDVRCRVTGGSFAIHHGPSYQNMMFGDVLVACRDFLAAQPSETVLMRVKQEYSGESDATFRAVFDDYLDNRGWRPLFRIGDGIPALGGARGRVVLLGDNGGLPGVRYADGAHFDIQDDWNALPDPKFSKIQAHFRKAAQQPGKLYVNYVSTSAYLPPRWNSDNLNPRVHAFLDGAEAGGWRGLGIVPMDYPNTRAGLVESLIRHNG
- a CDS encoding response regulator transcription factor — translated: MTEGERILIVDDEPAVREALRRSLAFEGYGTEVAVDGLDALARAEAYGPELIVLDVQMPRMDGLTAARRLRAAGSRVPILMLTARDTVGDRVTGLDAGADDYLVKPFELDELFARIRALLRRSSYTAAVAAADDEDVLAFADLRMNLSTREVTRGSRRVELTRTEFTLLELFLAHPRQVLTREQILKSVWGFDFEPSSNSLDVYVMYLRRKTEAGGEPRLVQTVRGVGYALRPGGTE
- a CDS encoding sensor histidine kinase, with amino-acid sequence MIGRLRALPLRSRLALLVATAVAVAVAVVSTVCWVVVRGKLYDEVDAKLRSTRQSIDLRAVDVAATLRACPPSATSQDEFGRPKDYYFQLVRASGDEPCVFAAVSAGTVRVTDGDREVAGRADPRLETFRDGTDTDGRSVRVLTVAAAADGAVFRDTALMIGVPLRETERTLNDLALLLLLVSGIGVLGAGATGLWVARTGLAPVDRLTGAVEHVARTEDLSVRIPAEGDDEIARLSRSFNAMTAALASSRDLQQQLIADAGHELRTPLTSLRTNIELLARSEETGRAIPPDDRRALLASVKAQMTELAALIGDLQELSRPDGSAHGRTVQVVGLHEILQGALERARLRGPELTFTADIGPWYVRGEQAALERALVNVLDNAVKFSPPGGHVEVELRDGTLSVRDHGPGIGTEELPHVFERFWRSPSARSLPGSGLGLSIVARTVQQAGGEVSLARAEGGGTRAVIRLPGAPTPPPATP